The following DNA comes from Methanothrix sp..
GGGCAGCCAATCTCAGGAGAATTCCTCCCGCTTCAAGGCCAGCAATACAACGATCAGTGGGATGCCGATAAACAACACCTACGCAAAGACCAGGCTTCCCCTGCCCGATCCGCGCCCCGGAATCATCCATTAGCCGGGAGGGCTTGAAGTCTCTTCCTTCCCTTTTTGCCGCCCTCTCTGGGCCTTTCCCCCGCCCCTCAATGGCCCAGATATCCGCCTGCACCGCCCTCAAGGGGGCCGGCGTCCTCATAGCCCTGCCGCTGTCCAGTCCCTGCCAGCCGGGTGAGCATCCCGGGATTGAAAAGCAGGTGGAGGGCATTTATGGCATGCTCTGCTGTGCGTCTTTCCGCCAGCCAGGCCAAAGTCCTCTCATCCTGCGCCTCGTCCTCGTGCACGAAGACCTCCAGGATGTGCTTGTTGGTCATGAGCTGGGCCATGATCAGGCCGCTGGAGGCCTCATGGGCGCACATCTTATCCTTCTCCGCTGAGCCGGGCATGCCGAGGGCGATGACGATATCGCAACCCTGCTCATCCAGCAGCCTCTTGGCCGCCACAGGGAGATCTTTGATCCCGGGGACGGTGTAGCGGACGATCTGGACTGAGGCCTCCCTCTTGATGGTGCTCATAGCCGCCCGGGCCATATCCACCCGGGCGAAGGTGGTGTCGGCAATGCCGATGCGTTTCATAGTGGAGCAGTTGGAGGGATTGGCTTTTAGGCTTATCGGCCTTCACAAAAAAAGTGATGAAATCGGAACGGGCGGCCATCTCATTCTGGATAGGTGAAGGCACCCTTCTCCGTCGGATTGTAGTCCAGATTCATCAGATCGCTGAGGAACTCTCTATGCACCTGGACTGGATCGAGATCCCGGAACTGCTCCGGGTAGAGCCACTTAGCCACGGTCGCTGCTCCCACCACCAGCTGGGGGCCGATGGAGAAGTCTCCAGAGATGATGTGCACCCGCCCATTCCTCACTGCAGATATGTTTGCGAAGCCGCCAAAGCTCATGATCTCATCGTAATAGGCCTTCATCGCCTCGCTGTCGTCTGACTTGTATCCGCCCTTGTATGAGAGGCCCACTATGACCTCGGGATCCTTATCGATGACAAACTCCGCCTCCAGGTCTTTATTGCCCTCCATAAAACCCCGGGCGATATTGATGCCCCCGGCATTGTCCACCAGATCGGTATAGCCGGTCTCGCTGGCATAGGCCCAGCGGGCAGTGGGACCGGTATCGGCGCTCCTCTCCCTCTCCATGAGGACCCTCACCCGATCTTTATCCTCTATTAATGATGCCCGTTCCTCGATCTCCCCCACA
Coding sequences within:
- the ribC gene encoding riboflavin synthase yields the protein MKRIGIADTTFARVDMARAAMSTIKREASVQIVRYTVPGIKDLPVAAKRLLDEQGCDIVIALGMPGSAEKDKMCAHEASSGLIMAQLMTNKHILEVFVHEDEAQDERTLAWLAERRTAEHAINALHLLFNPGMLTRLAGTGQRQGYEDAGPLEGGAGGYLGH